A genomic region of Fodinisporobacter ferrooxydans contains the following coding sequences:
- a CDS encoding inorganic diphosphatase: MAEQLIVDALIEIPTGSQNKYEFDKEANVFRLDRVLYSPMHYPTEYGYIENTLAEDGDPLDILVLTTFPTFPGCVIESRVIGVLVMADDKGQDEKLLGVPVKDPRFKHIQTLDDVAPHVLKEIAHFFQVYKDLEGKETKIEGWRGVEEAQKILQDSLARYQG, translated from the coding sequence ATGGCAGAACAGTTGATTGTAGACGCACTGATCGAGATTCCCACAGGCAGTCAAAACAAATATGAATTTGACAAGGAAGCAAACGTATTCCGTTTAGACCGTGTTTTATATTCACCAATGCATTATCCTACCGAATACGGATACATTGAAAATACGCTGGCAGAAGATGGAGATCCGCTTGATATCCTGGTATTGACGACATTTCCGACATTTCCCGGTTGTGTCATCGAATCCCGCGTAATTGGTGTCCTCGTTATGGCGGATGATAAAGGTCAAGACGAGAAATTATTGGGTGTTCCTGTGAAAGATCCTCGTTTTAAGCATATTCAAACATTGGATGATGTTGCACCACACGTTTTAAAAGAGATTGCTCATTTCTTCCAGGTCTATAAAGATTTAGAAGGAAAAGAAACAAAAATTGAAGGCTGGCGCGGTGTTGAAGAGGCGCAAAAGATTCTGCAAGACTCTTTGGCGCGCTATCAAGGCTAA
- a CDS encoding ABC transporter substrate-binding protein has protein sequence MQKNGIRIASLTPSNTEILHALGLIDQLAGIDDYSDYPANLLENVPRLGPDLQIRMEDVIAFKPDLVLASLSVPGMEHVVEQLKSTGLPYVVLNPKSISEIWETIRLVGELTGTSKQAALLIDQYEQRIHAVRAAYVHLEDRPRLYWEWWPHPCISPGGQNWLTEISHLAGAKNIFADVDRESVIDAAEEVKRCNPDYFLAVWCGVKTEKVPYKKILERTGWQLVEAIKQKRVYILEEGLYCRPSPRLVDGLESLVKIIHPK, from the coding sequence TTGCAAAAAAACGGCATTCGAATCGCCTCTCTCACTCCAAGCAATACAGAAATCCTGCATGCTTTAGGACTCATCGATCAGTTGGCAGGAATTGATGATTACTCCGATTACCCTGCAAACCTCTTAGAAAATGTACCGCGTTTAGGTCCGGATTTACAGATACGAATGGAAGATGTAATCGCTTTCAAACCGGATTTGGTACTCGCTTCCCTATCCGTTCCGGGTATGGAACACGTTGTAGAACAACTGAAAAGCACCGGTCTTCCCTATGTAGTACTCAATCCCAAATCCATATCTGAGATTTGGGAAACAATCCGTCTAGTCGGAGAACTCACAGGCACTTCCAAACAGGCAGCTTTGTTGATCGATCAGTATGAGCAGCGCATCCATGCTGTGCGTGCTGCCTATGTACATCTGGAAGACAGACCCAGGTTATATTGGGAATGGTGGCCGCATCCATGCATTAGCCCAGGCGGACAAAATTGGTTAACGGAAATCAGCCATCTTGCCGGTGCCAAAAATATTTTCGCCGATGTGGATCGAGAAAGCGTGATCGATGCTGCGGAAGAAGTCAAGCGTTGCAATCCCGACTATTTTCTTGCCGTATGGTGCGGAGTCAAGACAGAAAAAGTACCTTATAAGAAAATTCTGGAGCGTACAGGCTGGCAACTGGTAGAAGCAATCAAACAGAAACGCGTATACATTTTAGAGGAAGGTTTGTATTGCAGACCCTCGCCGCGGCTGGTTGATGGTTTGGAGAGCTTGGTAAAAATCATCCATCCCAAATGA
- a CDS encoding carbon-nitrogen family hydrolase, whose product MTRIALLQMDLVFGRPEDNKQKAGKMIEEATAQKAEIVVLPELWTTGYALTKISELADPNGQAFQAFFSEQAKKYGITIVGGSIAERSTDDAVFNTSYTFSHTGERLNAYRKIHLFQLMDEHLYLHAGDQVTTYDIHNVPASTIICYDLRFPELTRTLALSGVQMIFIPAEWPHPRLQHWRQLQIARAIENQLFMISCNRVGKAGDTEFFGHSMVVDPWGEVLLECSEEEGVFVVDIDLSLVAEVRKKIPVFADRRPHLYTSAHF is encoded by the coding sequence ATGACGCGGATCGCTCTTTTACAGATGGATCTTGTCTTCGGTCGACCGGAAGACAACAAACAGAAAGCCGGCAAGATGATCGAAGAGGCAACGGCACAAAAAGCGGAAATCGTTGTTTTGCCGGAACTTTGGACAACCGGTTATGCATTGACTAAAATTTCTGAATTGGCTGATCCGAATGGGCAAGCGTTTCAAGCATTTTTTTCTGAGCAAGCCAAAAAATACGGGATCACAATTGTCGGTGGATCGATTGCTGAACGCTCTACAGATGATGCTGTTTTTAATACTTCGTATACGTTTTCTCATACAGGTGAACGGTTAAATGCATATCGAAAAATTCATTTGTTTCAATTAATGGATGAACACCTGTATTTACACGCCGGAGACCAAGTGACTACATATGATATTCATAATGTGCCTGCTTCGACAATCATTTGTTACGATCTGAGATTCCCGGAGTTGACACGAACTCTCGCATTATCGGGTGTCCAAATGATTTTCATTCCTGCTGAATGGCCCCATCCCCGTCTGCAGCACTGGCGGCAGCTGCAAATTGCCAGGGCGATTGAGAATCAATTGTTTATGATCAGCTGCAACCGTGTCGGGAAAGCCGGCGATACGGAATTCTTCGGTCATTCCATGGTCGTCGACCCATGGGGTGAAGTTCTCTTGGAATGCAGTGAAGAAGAAGGTGTGTTCGTCGTGGATATCGATCTGAGCTTGGTGGCTGAAGTGCGAAAAAAAATTCCTGTTTTTGCAGATCGAAGACCTCATTTATATACATCTGCCCATTTTTGA
- a CDS encoding D-glycero-alpha-D-manno-heptose-1,7-bisphosphate 7-phosphatase, with amino-acid sequence MSKRAVFLDRDGVINDHVRYVNTPEDLILFADAGQAIAKLNAADFWVFVVTNQGGIGLGYMKEDALRDIHEKMSAELAKDGAHIDAIRYCPHRPKAGCPCRKPEPKMILDLAQEHGIDLASSFMVGDRDTDVEAGRRAGTKTVFIGDDPAVSADYQANDLMGAVKRILNEPNFH; translated from the coding sequence ATGAGCAAGCGGGCAGTCTTTCTTGACCGCGATGGAGTGATCAATGATCATGTCCGGTATGTGAATACGCCGGAAGATTTGATTTTATTTGCAGATGCAGGTCAGGCAATTGCCAAGTTGAACGCCGCGGATTTTTGGGTATTTGTCGTAACAAATCAAGGCGGAATCGGACTTGGGTATATGAAAGAAGATGCTCTCCGTGACATACATGAAAAAATGTCGGCAGAGTTGGCGAAAGATGGCGCGCATATTGATGCCATCCGATATTGCCCGCATCGTCCGAAAGCAGGTTGTCCCTGCCGAAAACCGGAGCCCAAAATGATTCTGGATTTGGCGCAAGAACATGGGATTGATTTGGCTTCAAGCTTTATGGTCGGGGATCGGGATACAGATGTAGAGGCAGGACGGCGGGCGGGAACAAAAACGGTTTTTATTGGGGATGATCCCGCTGTTTCCGCAGATTATCAGGCCAATGATTTGATGGGGGCAGTGAAACGGATTTTGAACGAGCCTAATTTTCATTAG
- a CDS encoding L,D-transpeptidase family protein → MIRWFHWFFRKQMQHIFALCSILFISCLIPQEICHANTVGANFEEFYKPGNTSDFYIFVDTIRHRMIVKQNGVMIRTFPIAIGTDDTPSPIGEWKVISKSKDWGSGFGTRWLGLNVPWGIYGIHGTNKPQSIGRRASHGCVRMFNRDVEALFQMIPVGTPVTISGYILGAPWELPRRLVEGERGPDVLLIQQRLKYGGYYSGTCDGIYRGDLDYALQKFQKVNHISIDRNVSLADYRSLGLDE, encoded by the coding sequence ATGATTCGATGGTTCCATTGGTTTTTTCGCAAACAAATGCAGCACATTTTTGCGCTTTGCAGCATTCTCTTTATCAGTTGTTTGATTCCCCAGGAAATTTGTCATGCCAATACTGTAGGGGCAAATTTTGAGGAGTTCTACAAACCTGGGAATACAAGCGATTTTTATATTTTTGTCGATACAATACGACACCGTATGATCGTAAAACAAAATGGAGTCATGATTCGCACATTTCCCATCGCCATTGGCACGGATGATACGCCGTCACCTATAGGAGAATGGAAAGTCATATCGAAATCAAAGGATTGGGGATCCGGCTTTGGCACACGATGGCTTGGGCTCAATGTGCCATGGGGAATCTATGGCATTCACGGAACAAACAAACCACAATCCATTGGAAGGAGAGCCAGCCACGGCTGTGTCCGGATGTTTAACCGGGATGTTGAAGCATTATTTCAAATGATCCCTGTAGGAACCCCCGTCACGATATCCGGATATATTCTTGGCGCTCCATGGGAATTGCCGCGGCGGCTGGTCGAGGGAGAACGCGGACCAGATGTGCTTTTAATTCAACAACGATTAAAATACGGCGGATATTATTCGGGAACATGCGATGGCATTTACCGTGGGGATTTGGATTATGCCTTACAAAAGTTTCAAAAGGTCAATCATATTTCAATTGATCGAAATGTAAGTCTTGCTGATTATCGTTCACTTGGGTTGGATGAATAG
- a CDS encoding ornithine--oxo-acid transaminase: MTVSQSIIQQTEAFGAHNYHPLPIVIAKAEGVWVEDPEGNRYMDMLSAYSALNQGHRHPKIIQALKDQADKVTLTSRAFHNDKLGVFYEKLSTLTGKRMILPMNTGAEAVETILKAVRRWAYDVKKVPENQAEIIVCEGNFHGRTVTITSFSSEAEYKRGFGPFTPGFKIIPYGDIDALKQAITANTAAFLVEPIQGEAGIRIPKKGFLKEASQLCKDNHVLFVADEIQTGFGRTGKRFACDWEDVIPDAYILGKALGGGVFPISAVASDPEILGVFNPGSHGSTFGGNPLGCAVAIAALEVMEEEGLVQRSLELGDYFIRQIKTMQNPGIRDIRGRGLFIGVELHGNARPYCEKLKELGLLCKETHETTIRFAPPLIIKKEELDWAIERISNVLQ, translated from the coding sequence ATGACTGTCAGTCAATCCATTATTCAACAAACCGAAGCATTCGGTGCGCATAATTATCACCCGCTGCCGATTGTCATAGCAAAAGCGGAGGGTGTATGGGTCGAAGATCCTGAAGGCAACCGCTATATGGATATGTTGAGTGCTTATTCTGCCTTGAATCAAGGACATCGCCATCCCAAAATTATTCAAGCCCTCAAGGATCAAGCGGATAAAGTGACACTGACTTCCAGAGCATTTCATAATGACAAATTGGGTGTATTTTATGAAAAGCTTTCCACTCTTACGGGAAAACGGATGATCTTGCCGATGAATACGGGCGCTGAAGCGGTTGAAACGATACTCAAAGCTGTTCGTCGCTGGGCATATGATGTAAAAAAAGTACCGGAAAATCAGGCGGAAATTATCGTTTGTGAAGGAAATTTCCATGGACGGACTGTTACAATTACATCTTTTTCCTCGGAAGCGGAATACAAACGGGGGTTCGGACCTTTTACACCCGGTTTTAAAATTATACCATACGGAGATATTGACGCTTTAAAACAAGCGATCACAGCAAATACAGCCGCTTTCCTGGTCGAACCGATTCAGGGGGAAGCCGGGATCCGCATTCCCAAGAAAGGATTTTTAAAAGAAGCAAGCCAACTATGCAAAGACAATCATGTGTTATTTGTCGCCGATGAGATCCAAACAGGTTTTGGACGAACGGGAAAACGTTTTGCCTGTGACTGGGAAGATGTGATTCCGGATGCATATATTCTGGGGAAAGCCCTCGGCGGCGGTGTATTCCCGATTTCCGCCGTCGCTTCGGACCCGGAAATTCTCGGTGTATTCAATCCAGGGTCACATGGTTCAACGTTCGGAGGCAATCCTTTGGGATGTGCTGTTGCCATCGCTGCACTTGAAGTTATGGAAGAAGAAGGACTTGTCCAGCGTTCCCTCGAATTAGGAGATTATTTTATCCGGCAAATAAAGACCATGCAAAACCCTGGCATTCGGGACATTCGCGGCAGAGGGCTGTTTATCGGTGTCGAACTCCATGGAAATGCTCGTCCATATTGTGAGAAACTAAAAGAACTGGGTCTTTTATGCAAAGAAACACATGAAACCACCATACGCTTTGCACCGCCTTTAATCATTAAAAAAGAAGAACTGGATTGGGCAATCGAACGAATTTCAAACGTGCTACAGTAA
- the rocF gene encoding arginase, protein MKKTISVIGAPMDLGQGRRGVDMGPSAIRYANLKERIERLGYPVKDLGNIHVPTAETHNIINEKLKYLPEVVNVNTEIYEKVAEVVQQGDFPIVLGGDHSIAIGSIAGVTSKISSSVGVIWFDAHADFNTEDTTPSGNIHGMPLACSVGVGQRDLTSIGGFSPKLQGKNVVIVGARSIDPEERELIKQNGVTCFTMHEIDRMGIGRVMEEAIRIASDGTDGIHLSLDLDSLDPDIAPGVGTPVLGGVTYREGHLAMEMLYQSGKVISCDVVEVNPILDRGNKTALAAVDLICSLLGKSIL, encoded by the coding sequence ATGAAAAAAACAATTAGCGTAATTGGTGCGCCGATGGATTTGGGCCAAGGAAGAAGAGGTGTCGATATGGGGCCTAGTGCGATTCGTTACGCCAATTTGAAAGAGCGCATCGAGCGGCTTGGCTATCCCGTAAAAGATCTGGGGAATATCCATGTACCTACAGCAGAAACACACAACATTATCAATGAAAAACTGAAATATTTACCGGAAGTCGTCAATGTCAATACCGAAATATACGAAAAAGTGGCTGAAGTTGTTCAGCAAGGCGATTTCCCGATCGTACTCGGCGGCGATCATTCCATTGCCATCGGCAGCATTGCGGGCGTCACTTCAAAAATCTCTTCGTCCGTCGGCGTCATCTGGTTTGATGCACATGCCGATTTTAACACAGAAGATACGACACCTTCCGGAAATATACATGGGATGCCGCTGGCCTGCAGCGTCGGTGTCGGCCAGCGGGACTTGACCTCCATTGGCGGATTTTCCCCCAAATTGCAAGGGAAAAATGTGGTAATCGTCGGTGCGCGGTCGATCGATCCAGAGGAACGGGAATTGATCAAACAAAATGGCGTTACCTGTTTTACCATGCATGAAATCGACCGCATGGGAATCGGCCGGGTCATGGAAGAAGCCATCCGAATCGCTTCAGACGGAACGGATGGCATTCACTTGAGCCTCGATCTCGATTCATTGGATCCGGATATTGCGCCTGGTGTTGGAACACCCGTGCTTGGCGGCGTCACCTATCGTGAAGGCCATTTGGCCATGGAAATGCTGTATCAGTCGGGAAAAGTAATTTCCTGTGATGTGGTAGAAGTGAATCCGATTCTCGATCGCGGCAACAAAACCGCACTTGCCGCCGTTGATTTGATCTGTTCGCTGCTGGGCAAATCCATTCTGTAG
- a CDS encoding stalk domain-containing protein: MPQESFYVGKSPAFIQDGQIYVRNSSHQFYRRDPDGDHLVGTYEPEFETLDLRLKSPIQASAINAFIASHSPNSPLIGLGQAFVDAQSKFGVNAEYLAAHAILESNYGTSVIARDKNNLFGYQAYDVDPYGSAAHFDSFTDAINYEAYFVRKQYLDANGQWFGGSPTLDGMNVHYASDPYWAEKIAGIMNQMYAYQTTVYSQEQPLPLIAAKPAGPTPDSVQSVIQKTVPMTASGVTTDQVNFRQAPSLDSSIYRVLSGGTKLAVIGHSGAWYEVKVGSQTGWIFQDYIQLTNDSSDSANQNTGSSPAANTTSGNGSNANTAGTTGSGSPTGIASPEITTPPVPTTPPISLNGDTTDNVNFRKGPSLTAATYGVLSKGTKVTILGLQQDWYHVQINDQVGWINKNYVELNRTHQGLTVFVNGTEQSYNPSPIIENDRTLVPLRAVFETLGAKINWNQATQTVTAFKGQTNIVLKIGSSTAYVNGKPIQLDVQAHTLQNRTMVPLRFVSDALGANISWDGSTESIFITS, from the coding sequence TTGCCTCAAGAGTCGTTCTACGTCGGGAAATCGCCCGCTTTCATACAGGATGGACAAATATATGTACGCAATTCTAGTCATCAATTTTATCGGCGGGATCCGGATGGGGACCACCTGGTTGGCACCTACGAACCGGAGTTTGAAACACTGGATTTACGTTTGAAAAGTCCGATTCAAGCATCTGCTATCAATGCTTTTATCGCCAGCCACAGCCCGAATAGCCCTTTAATCGGCCTTGGACAAGCGTTTGTTGACGCGCAATCAAAATTCGGTGTGAATGCGGAATATTTGGCTGCACATGCCATTTTGGAAAGCAATTATGGAACATCCGTCATTGCGCGGGACAAAAACAACTTGTTTGGCTATCAGGCATATGATGTTGATCCATATGGCAGTGCCGCCCATTTTGATTCTTTTACAGACGCCATCAACTACGAAGCATACTTTGTCCGAAAACAATACCTGGACGCCAACGGTCAATGGTTTGGCGGAAGTCCTACCCTTGACGGAATGAATGTACACTATGCAAGCGATCCGTACTGGGCAGAGAAAATAGCAGGCATCATGAATCAGATGTACGCCTACCAGACGACAGTTTACAGTCAGGAACAGCCTTTGCCGCTGATTGCAGCCAAGCCTGCCGGTCCGACTCCGGACTCCGTGCAATCTGTGATTCAAAAAACCGTCCCGATGACAGCCAGTGGAGTCACCACAGATCAGGTCAATTTCCGGCAAGCGCCTTCCCTTGACAGTTCGATTTACCGCGTGTTATCCGGCGGTACGAAACTTGCGGTAATCGGTCATTCAGGCGCTTGGTATGAAGTAAAAGTCGGTTCCCAAACCGGTTGGATTTTCCAAGACTACATCCAATTGACAAATGATTCATCCGATTCGGCGAATCAAAACACAGGATCAAGTCCAGCTGCGAATACCACATCCGGAAATGGTTCAAATGCAAATACTGCCGGAACAACCGGCAGCGGTTCCCCAACCGGCATTGCAAGTCCGGAGATCACGACGCCGCCAGTTCCGACAACACCGCCCATTTCCTTAAATGGCGATACGACGGATAACGTAAATTTCCGCAAGGGACCATCGTTGACTGCAGCTACATATGGGGTGTTAAGCAAGGGAACCAAAGTAACCATTCTCGGTTTGCAACAAGATTGGTATCACGTCCAAATCAACGATCAGGTAGGCTGGATCAATAAGAATTACGTGGAATTGAATCGCACGCATCAGGGATTGACCGTATTTGTGAATGGTACGGAACAAAGCTACAATCCATCGCCAATCATCGAAAATGATCGTACATTGGTTCCCTTGCGTGCCGTATTCGAAACATTGGGAGCAAAAATCAACTGGAATCAAGCAACACAAACCGTTACAGCTTTCAAAGGCCAAACCAATATCGTCCTAAAAATCGGATCATCAACTGCCTATGTGAATGGAAAGCCGATTCAACTGGATGTGCAGGCACATACCCTGCAAAATCGAACAATGGTTCCATTGCGGTTTGTATCGGATGCTCTTGGAGCCAATATCAGTTGGGATGGATCGACAGAGAGCATTTTTATAACATCCTGA
- a CDS encoding M15 family metallopeptidase, with protein MRKHRYAQFAAIWILGTLLVGCSNQFSQNFNQVTSEFLHLHNGTSKSNATMSPVEAKSNPVSAVAGSSISNHNDTSNSIAGNNTINGGTAAPKANMNTAKPNFNPAKIQVVSNPESILVLVNKYNALPDNYVPPDLVTPNIPFLYQGNPEIHLMRKVAADALVQLVAGAKKDGIYIYGVSAYRSYATQQTVYDQYVATQGVQAANTFSAKPGTSEHQTGLAIDVSDSTGQYAVEDGFAKLPAAKWLAQHAYEYGFVIRYPKNKESITGYQYEPWHIRYVGKDVAKLLQKNGWTLEEYYQHLYK; from the coding sequence GTGAGAAAACACAGATATGCACAATTCGCTGCAATATGGATTCTAGGAACTTTGCTTGTCGGTTGCAGTAATCAATTCAGCCAGAATTTTAATCAAGTAACTTCGGAATTTTTGCACTTACATAATGGAACAAGCAAATCGAATGCCACAATGAGTCCGGTGGAAGCCAAAAGTAACCCGGTTTCTGCGGTTGCCGGCAGCAGTATTAGCAATCATAACGATACCAGCAACAGCATTGCCGGTAACAATACTATCAACGGCGGGACGGCTGCCCCGAAAGCCAATATGAATACGGCCAAGCCGAATTTCAATCCTGCAAAGATACAAGTCGTTTCAAACCCCGAAAGTATCTTGGTCTTGGTCAATAAATATAATGCGTTGCCGGATAACTATGTACCGCCCGATCTTGTCACTCCGAATATTCCGTTTCTCTATCAGGGGAACCCGGAAATTCATTTGATGCGGAAAGTGGCGGCAGATGCTTTGGTACAACTTGTTGCCGGAGCGAAAAAGGATGGAATCTATATCTATGGCGTATCGGCATACCGGTCTTATGCCACGCAGCAAACGGTTTACGATCAATACGTGGCTACACAAGGTGTACAAGCAGCAAATACCTTCAGTGCAAAACCCGGAACAAGCGAACATCAAACAGGACTTGCGATTGATGTTTCGGACAGCACGGGACAATATGCGGTAGAAGACGGGTTTGCGAAGCTGCCGGCTGCCAAATGGTTGGCGCAACATGCATACGAATATGGCTTTGTAATAAGGTATCCCAAAAACAAAGAGTCGATTACAGGATACCAATACGAACCGTGGCACATCCGATACGTCGGGAAAGATGTCGCCAAGCTGTTGCAGAAAAACGGCTGGACACTTGAGGAATACTACCAGCATCTCTATAAGTAA
- a CDS encoding ATP-dependent Clp protease ATP-binding subunit, with amino-acid sequence MKCQNCKQNPATIEMQMNINGKTTHAKLCQTCYRNMGTSLQTRSLFDAFFPMFNQMNQAKSFGSMGNPNISVAEQTSRGSGVLDQLGKNISAEAQANHIDPVIGRDREIEQVIEILSRRNKNNPVLIGEPGVGKTAIAEGLALKIANAEVPAKLLNKTVYTLDVATLVAGTGIRGQFEEKMKAIIEELQDRSDILLFIDEIHLLVGAGKAEGSMDAGNILKPALARGELQLIGATTLKEYRQIEKDAALERRFQPVMVDEPTNEEAIEILKGLQDKYEQYHNIRYSDEAIQACVTLSKRYIQDRFLPDKAIDLMDQAGARKSLDAQSGSTTELESKLQQVRTLKQQATAEEKYEKAAELRDQEWKLEKELAHAKEHDTAIVQVEDIQWIIEKKTGIPVRKLQRAEQNKMKHLQESLAAKVIGQDQAVEKVAKAIRRNRTGLVSKSRPIASFLFVGPTGVGKTELAKCLAEEMFGSKDAMIRLDMSEYMEKHSVSKIIGAPPGYVGFDEAGQLTERIRRNPYAILLIDEVEKAHPDVLHLFLQILEDGRLTDSQGKTVSFKDTVIIMTSNAGATDGKKIAIGFDAREEDDRDALLEQLGQYFRPEFLNRFDAILSFNRLTKEHLVRIVDLMLNDLIRQTAEQGLTVTVSEAAKEKLAELGYHPAFGARPLRRTIQEFVEDGISDVLLDEESVKHIEVLVENNQITVKHKQSA; translated from the coding sequence ATGAAATGTCAAAACTGCAAACAAAACCCTGCAACAATTGAAATGCAAATGAACATCAACGGAAAAACAACACATGCAAAGCTATGTCAAACATGCTATAGAAACATGGGAACATCGTTGCAAACACGGTCCCTCTTCGATGCGTTTTTTCCGATGTTCAATCAAATGAACCAAGCCAAATCCTTTGGTTCTATGGGAAATCCAAATATCTCGGTAGCCGAGCAAACATCGAGAGGATCTGGCGTTCTAGATCAATTAGGCAAGAATATCAGCGCAGAAGCACAAGCAAACCACATCGATCCGGTCATCGGCAGAGATCGTGAAATTGAACAAGTCATCGAAATTCTCAGCAGACGCAATAAAAACAATCCGGTTCTGATCGGTGAGCCCGGCGTGGGAAAAACAGCCATTGCAGAAGGGTTGGCGCTAAAAATTGCGAATGCTGAAGTTCCTGCAAAACTCTTGAATAAAACCGTCTACACGCTGGATGTGGCAACATTGGTTGCCGGCACCGGCATTCGCGGACAATTTGAGGAAAAAATGAAAGCAATCATTGAGGAACTTCAGGATCGCAGCGATATTCTCTTATTCATCGATGAAATTCATCTGCTTGTGGGCGCGGGGAAAGCGGAAGGTTCGATGGATGCGGGAAATATTTTAAAACCGGCCCTCGCGCGCGGCGAGTTGCAATTGATTGGCGCAACCACATTAAAAGAATACCGGCAAATTGAAAAAGATGCCGCACTGGAACGGCGTTTTCAACCGGTGATGGTGGACGAACCGACAAACGAAGAAGCAATTGAAATTCTAAAAGGATTGCAAGACAAGTACGAGCAATACCACAACATTCGCTACAGCGATGAAGCGATTCAAGCATGTGTCACATTATCAAAACGTTACATTCAAGATCGCTTTCTCCCGGACAAAGCGATCGATCTGATGGATCAGGCAGGCGCCAGAAAAAGTTTGGATGCACAAAGCGGCAGCACAACAGAATTAGAATCGAAATTGCAGCAAGTGCGCACTTTGAAACAGCAAGCAACGGCGGAAGAAAAGTATGAAAAAGCCGCTGAATTGCGTGATCAGGAATGGAAGTTGGAAAAAGAACTCGCACACGCCAAAGAACACGACACCGCCATTGTGCAAGTCGAAGACATCCAATGGATCATCGAGAAAAAGACCGGCATACCTGTAAGAAAATTGCAGCGAGCGGAACAAAATAAAATGAAACATTTGCAGGAATCCCTCGCAGCAAAAGTCATCGGTCAAGACCAGGCAGTGGAAAAAGTGGCAAAAGCGATCCGCCGCAATCGTACCGGGCTCGTATCAAAATCCCGACCGATCGCATCCTTTCTTTTTGTCGGACCGACCGGAGTTGGGAAAACAGAGTTGGCAAAATGCCTGGCGGAAGAAATGTTCGGCTCGAAAGATGCCATGATTCGCCTCGATATGAGCGAATATATGGAAAAACACAGCGTCTCCAAAATCATTGGCGCGCCTCCGGGATATGTCGGTTTCGATGAAGCCGGCCAACTGACAGAGCGAATTCGCCGCAATCCGTACGCAATTCTGCTGATTGACGAAGTAGAAAAAGCACACCCGGATGTTTTGCACCTTTTCCTGCAAATTCTTGAAGACGGCCGATTAACAGACAGTCAAGGCAAAACGGTAAGTTTTAAAGACACTGTCATTATCATGACATCCAATGCAGGCGCGACAGACGGGAAGAAAATCGCGATCGGTTTTGATGCAAGGGAAGAAGACGATCGGGATGCTTTGCTGGAACAATTGGGCCAATATTTCCGGCCGGAGTTTCTCAATCGATTTGACGCGATCCTATCTTTCAACCGATTGACGAAAGAACATCTCGTACGAATTGTGGATCTCATGTTAAACGATCTGATTCGACAAACGGCAGAACAGGGATTGACTGTCACAGTTTCAGAAGCGGCAAAAGAAAAACTGGCAGAACTCGGTTACCATCCCGCATTCGGCGCACGTCCGTTGCGGCGTACCATACAGGAATTTGTGGAAGATGGAATTTCCGACGTTTTATTAGATGAGGAATCTGTCAAGCATATCGAGGTTCTGGTAGAAAACAATCAAATTACCGTGAAACACAAACAGTCGGCATAA